A stretch of the Vidua chalybeata isolate OUT-0048 chromosome Z, bVidCha1 merged haplotype, whole genome shotgun sequence genome encodes the following:
- the ABHD17B gene encoding alpha/beta hydrolase domain-containing protein 17B, whose product MNNLSFSELCCLFCCPPCPGKIASKLAFLPPDPTYTLMCDESGSHWTLHLSERADWQYSSREKDAIECFMTRTCKGNRIACMFVRCSPNAKYTLLFSHGNAVDLGQMSSFYIGLGSRINCNIFSYDYSGYGASSGKPTEKNLYADIDAAWVALRTRYGIRPENVIIYGQSIGTVPSVDLAARYESAAVILHSPLTSGMRVAFPDTKKTYCFDAFPNIDKISKITSPVLIIHGTEDEVIDFSHGLALFERCQRPVEPLWVEGAGHNDVELYGQYLERLKQFVSQELVNL is encoded by the exons ATGAATAATCTTTCCTTTAGTGAACTGTGTTGCCTCTTCTGTTGTCCACCATGCCCAGGGAAAATTGCCTCTAAGCTGGCATTCTTACCTCCTGATCCCACATACACACTTATGTGTGATGAGAGTGGTAGTCACTGGACCTTGCATCTCTCAGAGCGAGCAGACTGGCAATATTCTTCTAGAGAAAAAGATGCCATTGAGTGCTTCATGACTAGAACATGTAAAGGCAACAGGATTGCCTGTATGTTCGTGCGTTGCTCACCTAATGCCAAGTACACTTTGCTCTTCTCACATGGAAATGCTGTTGACCTGGGTCAGATGAGCAGCTTTTATATAGGACTGGGTTCGCGGATTAATTGCAACATATTCTCCTATGATTATTCTGGATATGGTGCAAGTTCTGGGAAGCCTACAGAGAAGAATCTCTATGCTGACATTGATGCTGCTTGGGTGGCTCTTAGAACAAG GTATGGAATTCGCCCTGAAAATGTGATTATATATGGCCAGAGTATAGGAACAGTACCATCTGTGGATCTTGCTGCTAGGTATGAAAGTGCTGCTGTAATTCTTCATTCTCCACTGACCTCAGGAATGCGAGTAGCTTTTCCTGATACAAAGAAGACATACTGCTTTGATGCATTCCCGAA CATTGacaaaatttctaaaataacaTCTCCTGTCTTAATAATCCATGGAACTGAAGATGAAGTAATTGACTTTTCACATGGCCTGGCATTATTTGAGCGTTGCCAGAGACCTGTAGAACCACTGTGGGTAGAAGGAGCGGGCCATAATGATGTGGAACTCTATGGACAGTACCTTGAAAGATTAAAACAGTTTGTGTCACAGGAACTGGTGAACTTGTAA